From Draconibacterium halophilum, one genomic window encodes:
- a CDS encoding quinol:cytochrome C oxidoreductase, with protein sequence MNDLNDKLRRTKATDMEDRLILSNKFKMLTYALMGVGVVSFALGFVFDAERTWANYLLNNYYFVSLAIGAAFFAAIQYITQSGWSAMFKRVPEAMAAYLPFAAVFFLILYFGMHSVFEWTHHEVVSHDHILQHKSPYLNVPFFFARVVLFFAAWIILSKVLRKFSLKEDEVGGMYYFEKSEFYSKILIFVLALSFSLFSVDMLMSLEPHWFSTMFAGKSFMAGVLHASSIIALIVIILSKQGKFPLLNHSHLHDFTRYIFMSSIVWGYFNFAEFMLIWYGNIPEETSFFVHRWHGVYKVLFFANIVINWGIPFLVLMPRKSSRSKLFMIPVILLLIIGQYTELYYIIWPATVHEAKFGLLEIGSFLGYAGLFSWVVGTTLTKASLVPKKHPYLEESIQHHF encoded by the coding sequence ATGAATGATTTGAACGATAAACTAAGAAGAACAAAAGCAACAGATATGGAAGACCGATTAATACTTTCCAACAAGTTTAAAATGCTCACCTACGCGCTAATGGGCGTTGGCGTAGTATCCTTTGCACTGGGTTTTGTTTTTGATGCCGAGCGCACCTGGGCAAACTACCTTTTAAACAATTATTATTTTGTATCGCTGGCCATTGGTGCTGCTTTTTTTGCCGCCATACAATACATTACGCAATCGGGCTGGTCGGCTATGTTTAAGCGTGTGCCCGAGGCTATGGCCGCGTACCTTCCGTTTGCAGCGGTATTCTTCCTGATTCTTTATTTTGGCATGCATTCCGTTTTTGAATGGACACACCACGAAGTTGTTTCGCACGACCATATCTTACAGCACAAATCGCCATACCTGAATGTACCGTTCTTTTTTGCACGGGTAGTTTTATTCTTTGCCGCATGGATTATTCTGTCGAAAGTGTTGCGCAAATTCTCGTTAAAAGAAGACGAAGTTGGCGGCATGTATTATTTCGAAAAATCGGAGTTCTATTCCAAGATTCTGATTTTTGTGCTGGCACTTTCATTCAGCCTGTTTTCGGTTGATATGCTGATGTCGCTCGAACCCCACTGGTTCAGTACCATGTTTGCCGGCAAAAGCTTTATGGCCGGAGTTTTACACGCCTCTTCAATAATTGCACTGATTGTAATAATTTTATCAAAACAAGGAAAATTTCCTTTGCTGAACCACAGTCATTTGCACGATTTTACCCGTTATATTTTTATGTCGAGTATAGTTTGGGGTTACTTTAATTTTGCTGAGTTCATGCTAATATGGTACGGAAACATTCCGGAAGAAACATCGTTTTTTGTGCACCGCTGGCATGGCGTATACAAAGTGCTATTCTTCGCCAATATCGTAATTAACTGGGGAATTCCGTTTTTGGTACTGATGCCGCGAAAGAGTTCGAGGAGCAAATTATTTATGATTCCGGTAATCCTTCTGCTGATAATCGGACAATACACCGAACTGTACTACATTATTTGGCCGGCAACGGTTCACGAAGCCAAGTTTGGCCTGCTTGAAATCGGTAGTTTCCTGGGGTATGCCGGATTATTTTCGTGGGTAGTAGGAACAACACTTACCAAAGCCAGTTTGGTTCCGAAAAAGCATCCTTATCTGGAAGAAAGTATTCAGCATCATTTTTAA
- a CDS encoding c-type cytochrome codes for MDLIKSIRKYFAPSFRAVITQVQQLIETLKIVILQVNNFQSFNIRKPNNVHTALKDGLKFAFLLFTLALISSCDYNRRTTGWQYFDDMVASPAYESYTPNPNFADGKTMQPPVPGTIPRGTVPYAYEKTEEDRALAAATLENPVVFDKKNLDRGKKMYGIYCMQCHGEKGDGQGSLYVSKKYTFPPASLLSEKMLANPEADIYHVITVGQGIMGEHGSMIRPADRWKIAMYVKEVLQN; via the coding sequence ATGGACTTAATAAAATCAATTAGAAAATATTTTGCACCGTCCTTTAGGGCGGTGATCACGCAGGTACAGCAGCTAATTGAAACTTTGAAAATTGTTATTTTACAAGTTAACAATTTTCAAAGTTTCAATATCAGGAAGCCAAACAATGTCCACACCGCCCTAAAGGACGGTTTAAAGTTTGCCTTTTTACTTTTTACTCTTGCCTTGATTTCTTCCTGCGATTACAACCGCCGAACAACAGGCTGGCAGTATTTCGATGATATGGTTGCCTCTCCGGCTTACGAGAGCTACACGCCCAATCCCAATTTTGCCGACGGAAAAACCATGCAGCCACCTGTTCCGGGAACAATTCCACGTGGCACCGTTCCTTACGCTTACGAAAAAACGGAAGAAGACCGTGCGCTGGCAGCAGCCACTCTGGAAAACCCGGTGGTGTTTGATAAAAAAAATCTGGATCGTGGGAAAAAAATGTACGGCATTTACTGCATGCAGTGCCATGGAGAAAAGGGCGACGGGCAGGGATCGTTGTATGTAAGTAAAAAATACACCTTTCCTCCAGCCAGTTTACTAAGCGAAAAGATGTTGGCCAATCCCGAAGCGGACATTTACCATGTAATTACGGTTGGCCAGGGAATTATGGGCGAGCACGGGTCGATGATCCGGCCAGCCGACCGCTGGAAAATTGCGATGTATGTAAAAGAGGTATTACAAAATTGA
- a CDS encoding DUF3341 domain-containing protein, whose protein sequence is MSKKYILGVFDDEATLVDAFEKLKDKGVTPVEVYTPYPVHEILEGMPIKTRITHAAFFYGLFAAIGILGFLTYAAVIDWPLRYGGKPYNAFPSFIVVTIVATILAITLLTLFTFSARAKIFPGKRAEIFHERATDDKFVMVFDEAGMASNSESVKSILTEHGKIE, encoded by the coding sequence ATGAGTAAAAAATATATCCTTGGCGTTTTTGACGACGAAGCAACTTTAGTTGATGCTTTTGAGAAATTAAAAGACAAAGGAGTTACTCCGGTTGAGGTTTATACGCCTTACCCGGTGCACGAGATTCTGGAAGGAATGCCCATTAAAACACGTATTACGCATGCCGCTTTCTTCTACGGACTGTTTGCCGCAATTGGGATTCTTGGATTTCTAACTTATGCGGCAGTTATCGATTGGCCCTTGCGTTATGGAGGGAAACCCTATAATGCTTTTCCGTCGTTTATTGTGGTAACAATTGTTGCTACTATTCTTGCTATTACATTGCTCACGCTTTTTACCTTTTCGGCAAGGGCAAAAATTTTTCCCGGCAAAAGAGCAGAGATATTTCACGAGCGTGCCACCGACGATAAATTTGTTATGGTATTCGACGAGGCCGGAATGGCAAGCAACAGCGAATCAGTTAAATCGATCCTCACAGAACATGGTAAAATTGAATAA
- the nrfD gene encoding NrfD/PsrC family molybdoenzyme membrane anchor subunit has translation MYNSAVRGKLIDGEKSHSQISREILAPIHAKTPLWWYAAMLVSLGMFGFGLYCKYVTISTGIGTWGVNNSVAWGWAIINFVWWIGIGHAGTAFSIFLLILRQKWRTAINRAAEAMTVVAVFCASLFPLLHMGRPWLFFFIFPYPNTRGPLWVNFNSPLFWDFVAISAYLLISASFWYFGMVPDFATIRDTAKSKIKKAVYGFFAFGWTGSSREWLRFEGLSFVLGGIAAVLVVSVHSIVATDFAVSVQAGWHTTIFPPYFVIGAIFSGFAMVLTLVITMRGLYKMNDFITDRHIDAICRILIFISLIMGTAYMTEIFIAWYSASEYETYMFFQNRLFGDYALQFWIMFTANAVVPQLFWFKAVRKRMWIVFIISIIINIGMWFERFNIVVTTLSRDYLPANWANYSPSWVEIGFFVGTLGMFLAGVLLFFRYIPMIAISELKSVAKFDKPNNGQLKAKSHE, from the coding sequence ATGTATAATTCAGCCGTAAGGGGAAAGCTAATTGATGGCGAAAAATCGCATAGCCAGATATCGAGGGAGATATTAGCACCCATCCATGCCAAAACACCGTTATGGTGGTATGCAGCCATGCTGGTGAGTTTGGGCATGTTCGGATTTGGTTTGTATTGCAAATACGTAACCATTTCAACCGGAATTGGCACCTGGGGAGTTAACAACTCGGTTGCCTGGGGTTGGGCCATCATCAATTTTGTTTGGTGGATTGGTATCGGACATGCCGGAACAGCATTTTCCATTTTCCTGCTCATCTTACGACAAAAATGGAGAACAGCCATTAACCGTGCTGCAGAGGCAATGACCGTTGTTGCCGTTTTCTGTGCCAGTCTTTTCCCGCTGTTACACATGGGGCGTCCGTGGTTGTTTTTCTTTATTTTCCCGTATCCGAATACGCGGGGACCACTTTGGGTGAATTTTAACTCTCCCCTTTTCTGGGACTTTGTGGCTATTTCGGCCTACCTGCTTATATCAGCAAGCTTCTGGTATTTTGGAATGGTACCTGATTTTGCCACCATACGCGACACTGCTAAATCGAAAATTAAAAAAGCAGTTTACGGATTTTTTGCCTTTGGCTGGACCGGTTCTAGCCGCGAGTGGCTGCGTTTTGAAGGCCTGAGTTTTGTACTTGGCGGAATTGCTGCCGTTTTGGTCGTTTCGGTACACTCGATTGTAGCTACTGACTTTGCTGTTTCGGTACAAGCCGGTTGGCACACCACCATTTTTCCACCGTATTTTGTAATCGGGGCAATCTTCTCGGGATTTGCAATGGTGCTCACCTTGGTAATTACGATGCGTGGCCTATACAAAATGAACGATTTTATTACCGACAGACATATTGATGCGATTTGCCGGATTCTGATATTTATTTCACTCATTATGGGAACAGCCTACATGACAGAGATTTTTATTGCCTGGTATTCAGCCTCGGAATACGAAACTTATATGTTCTTCCAAAACCGTTTGTTTGGCGATTATGCACTTCAGTTTTGGATCATGTTTACCGCCAATGCCGTGGTTCCACAGCTGTTTTGGTTTAAAGCCGTTCGTAAACGCATGTGGATTGTTTTCATCATTTCAATCATTATCAATATTGGTATGTGGTTCGAGCGCTTTAACATTGTGGTTACCACGCTTAGCCGCGATTACTTACCAGCCAATTGGGCGAACTACTCGCCTTCCTGGGTTGAAATAGGATTCTTTGTCGGGACACTCGGAATGTTTCTTGCCGGCGTACTGTTGTTCTTCCGCTACATTCCAATGATTGCCATTTCTGAATTAAAAAGTGTGGCCAAATTCGACAAACCAAATAACGGACAACTAAAAGCAAAGAGTCATGAGTAA